In Pseudomonadota bacterium, the genomic stretch CACCAGCTTCACCGCCTCCGCCTTCTGCTCGTCGTTGAACGTGCGCCGCTTCCTCTTCGACATGTGGAACCTCCCGAGGGAAGTCTATCCCCTCAAGTCAGGTGTCCACAAAATCGGGGGAACTCCAACCCGCGCACAACGCGAGGACGATGAAGAGCGCTGAAGCCGTGTGCCGATTCACCCTGCCGTTCATCGTCGCCTCCGTTACTCCGATTATACAGCCCGGCGGAGAGCCGCGCTGCCTCTCTCTGGGTTTGTAAAAAGGTCGTAATTCCCTCTTCCAGAGCCGGTCGGCGCGAGATCCTGCATGCAGCGCATCCGTCGGGATCGCGAGACAGCAAAACAAACGGGAAAGGCGACCATGAAGAAGCATAAGCGCGACGAGGGGAACGAGAGCTCCGTCCAGGTGGCGCTCGACGAGCTCATGGGGATCGAGGAGGGCCGCCAGGCGGAGGAGCGCGCGGAGGCGCGGAGGAGGGCCGAGGAACAGGCGCGACGGAGGACCGAGGAGGAAGCGCGGCGCGCGGCGGAGTCGAAGGCTCGACGGATCGAAGAGCAGGCGCGGCGGCTTGCGGAAGAGCGGGGGCGTGAGGAGGAGGTGCTCGCGCGAAGGCGCGAGGCGGAGGAGCGGGAGCTCAGGATCCGCGCGGAGGCGGAGGCGAAGGTCCGAGCGGAGGAGCTGCGGCGGGCGCACGATTTCGATCTCCAGATGAGGCAAGTCGAGAACGGGCGGCGCCGGATCCCGCCATGGCTCGCTCCTTCGATCGCGGTGCTCTCGCTGGGGACCGTGGGGCTCTTCACCGCGCTCTACTTCGCGGCGCAGGCCGGCGCGGAGCAGCGCCTCGCCGAGGCCGAGCGGGCCAAGACGATCCTCAGAGTCGAGCTCGAGCGCGAAATCGGCGCGGCCCGGGCCGAACGGCTCAGCGCCGTGACTCAGCTCGCCGACGCGACCCGCCGTTTCGAGGACGTGCAGAGGCGCATGAGCGAACAGTGCACCGGGATCCCGATCATGAGCCGTCCGACGAAGCCGCGCACGGCCGCGTTGCCCCGTCCGGCCGTCGCCGAAAGCGCGCACGGGGACGGCCTGGAGGGCCTGACGGAAATGGCGCCGTACGTCCCCGACGATTCGGCGGACACGATCAAGTTGGGGAAGGATTCGAAGAAGGGGAAGGGCAAGAACGGCCGGTAATCCCTACTTCCCGAGGCAGAACGAGGAGAACACCGCGTCGAGCGCGTCAGCGTCCGCGTTGCGACCGGCAAGCGACGCGAGCGCCTCCCGCGCGAACCGAAGATCCGCGGCGGCAAGCTCCGGTAGATCGCCGTGTTCGAGCCGCGCCGCAGCCTCTCGGACGCTTTTCTCGGCCGAAGAAACCGCCTCGTGCTGTCGCGCCGTCGTGAGCACGACCTCATCCGGGATTTCCTCGTCCGCGAGCGCGTCGCCGATCGCCCGTGCGAGCTCGTCGCAACCCGCGCCGGTGAGCGCGCTGACGCCGATGCGGCGGGCCGATTCCAGCGCCGCGGAAAACCTGTCGGCGCGCCAGCCAGGAAGGTCGCACTTGTTGATCGCCGCGATCACCGGGCGGGGGAGGCCGCCGGCGCCCCTGAAGAGCGCATCGAGAGCGTCGGGATCGTCGGCGTCGGTCGCGCCATCGACGACGGCCACCACCAGATCCGCGGCGCCCGCCGCGGCGAGCGCTCGAGAGATTCCCAGCTCCTCGAGGCGGCCGGGCTCCTGCCGAAGCCCCGCCGTGTCCGCCAGGCGAAAGGGAACCCCGTTGAGCGCGATCTCGACCTCGAGGACGTCGCGCGTCGTACCGGGCTCCGGATCGACGATCGCCCGATCCGAGCCCGCGAGGCGGTTCAGGAGGCTCGACTTGCCGGCGTTCGGCGGACCCACGAGCG encodes the following:
- the mnmE gene encoding tRNA uridine-5-carboxymethylaminomethyl(34) synthesis GTPase MnmE, coding for MLGDTIAAIATGPVPAALGIVRISGPAAAAVLAAVVPNARAIEHPRRVSRGHPMHPRTGRRLDDVLCFFAPGPGTATGEDAAEIHGHGGPVVLRALLDAAIAAGARAAEPGEFTARAFRNGRMDLTQAEAVMGLVSARSERAARVALRQLGGGIAARLEGDYEALTRIAASLEAALDFPDEDLPSLVASSIAGELAAIAASLERLSGTFGAGARVSNGAAVTLVGPPNAGKSSLLNRLAGSDRAIVDPEPGTTRDVLEVEIALNGVPFRLADTAGLRQEPGRLEELGISRALAAAGAADLVVAVVDGATDADDPDALDALFRGAGGLPRPVIAAINKCDLPGWRADRFSAALESARRIGVSALTGAGCDELARAIGDALADEEIPDEVVLTTARQHEAVSSAEKSVREAAARLEHGDLPELAAADLRFAREALASLAGRNADADALDAVFSSFCLGK